The Physeter macrocephalus isolate SW-GA unplaced genomic scaffold, ASM283717v5 random_1747, whole genome shotgun sequence genome includes the window TACTGTATCACCTTTCATGGGGAGGTCCCAGAGCTCACTTCGCTGCACTTTTAGACCCTAGGTGTTAGGAAATTCCCCGGGGTCAGGCTGGGAGGTCTGTGCTAGGGAGAACGGCTATCCAAGCTGTTCTCTGGTCTCTACCGGGCAATTTCTGCCTGTGTCGAACAGGGTTAACACGACATCACTTCCTGGGGCGCTCGGGGGAACATTCAGTTTGGCGAAGGTGAAAAATCTAGTGGTCAgggccaaaaattaaaagaaaaatgtctgtgGCACAGGGGAGGTAAAAGAACCTTCTTCTGAAAACAAACCCAAGGAGACGGCCACATGCCACCAAGAAGGTTCCATGTTTTCAAGCCTTCACCGAGGAAAGTGGAAGGCAGGACCTCACAGTGTCTCCCCAGGTATGGAACCAGGCACCCTCCCCTGCAGGCACCCTCCCCTGCAGGCACCCCAAGACCCTTACCAAGGATACGTCATCCAGGATGAGCCCAAAGGTTGCTGCTCGCTCCGTGAGGTCATCGCTCACCTGTCTGGAGACCAGCTCTCTCTGGGTGATCAGTTCTCCAGCATCAAAGCGAGCCTGGTTCCAAGGGAGGACAGAGGAGCCGGTAAGGATAATGAGGAAGCAGAGTCCCAAGCAGTCACCGCCAAGCTCTTCCTGCCGCCTAGCGATCTCCTGGCGGCTGGGCTCGGGGCCGAGGCCCTGCTCACTCACCACCACGGACTTGAGGATCTCTGTGGTGATGGACGGTAGCACGCGCTCGTCATAGTCCTCTCCGATGCTGGTGAAGATGCGGGGAAGCTGGCTGGCAACCGGCCGGAAGAGGATGCGCAAGGTGATGTTGACATTCTGTAAATCTGAGGGTAGGGGAGAAGTGCTGGCGTTAAAACTAAAAACCAAAGTGGCCTTCTATGACCTCTCCTACCCCAAGTTTGCTAGAATTTATAAGCAAAGTTGCTGATGATCAGGTCCTAGAGGGTGAGGGGCACCTGTGCGCGGTCTCCCTGGTAGAGAACCCAGCACGGCGTCAGCGTTAAGAACTTCTCAAAGGATTCTGGTGATGACAGCTTTTCAGTGTGTCCCGAATGCCCCCTGATATAAGCAAATTCAGATTGTATGTCTCATAGTTGCCATGGAAATGCCTGGAACACTgactattttaagaaaacagataGGCCACTGCCAAGAATTCTAGGGTAAGGCCTCTCCAAGGCGCAGTGAACGTGGCCCGAGGCAGGAGCGTGCCTCAGAGAGGTGACCGTGGGTCCAGCAGACGAGCAGTCTAAGGCCTGGCTGCAGCCTCAACTCTGCTGTTTACTGATTACGCGGGCTCACTAAGCCTTAGCCTATCTCAGCTTATTTCCTCACATGTAAGAATGGGGATGATTTCATCTGCCTCCCAGGCATGTTGGGAGAAACCAAAGGAGGAAACAGATATAAAAGCACTCTGTCAAATGCGCAACAGATGTAAGGGGTTATCAGACTCATCTAGAGGCCGTGTCTCATTACTTGGCCGAGTCAAAGGACCCAGGGAGGGAATTACAACTTCCCCTGACAATGCAGTCCTGCTTGGGCGTAGCCTGGAGCTAGGGCACTGGCACAGCCTGCTTGCAGTCGTCAACAATATGGACCAAACGCCCAGGAGACGAGTTCTGAACCAGGCACCAGAGTGGGAAATGGTTATACACCCGTCCCTGATCTCTGCAAGTTCCTATCAAGTTTTGAAGATAGGTGTATAATGTATCCTGAAAACAACTgcaaaacaggagagaaagaaatcccAGAAAGGCGGAAAGTTCAGAACTAGGCCTTTAAGTTAAAATATGATGTTTCTTGATTAACCCCACCCCACCGTTGATTTCCTCTGATGTGGTAGGCAGGCCAGACCCTTTACAGGaggctcctcctctccctggccGGGAGCGACAGGACAGATTGGTCAACACCAATgtaccctttcccctcctctgcccGACGCACTTCTCATCCTGAAGTGCCAGTGCCGACGCACACTCCTCACAGGAGCTCTCTTCTCTGCTTCCCCTCCATGCTGTAGTCACCACGCCCCACTCTAATGCCTGTCCACATGGCTATCTCCCTAGCTAGACCAAGCCCCTAAAGGCTCCCGCTTTAGTCAACTTTGAACTGCCCCAACCTCTGACCCAGCACAAAGCCTGGCACCATCACAGAAAGCAACCATCTGCTGAGGAACAGCAACATCCACGCAACCCTCTCCTCCCGCTGCACAGGAACGTCACGGCCGAGACAGCATCTGCCATTCCGTTTACTGCCTGTGCACCTCCACGCGTACGATGGGGGGAGAACCACGACATCAATTCATTTTAGGCTCCAACTGGGAAGCCAGTGGCGTGTCAGACCAGATTGCTCTCAGGGATGCGGGCCTTGGCCCGTGAGGTAACAATGTGAGGGCAGCACTGCTGGAAACAGAGGCCTTGGAAAGCAAGGCAAAGGGTAAGTCAGCTGTGAAGGCAAACAGAACGGCTGGAGAAGAGTTTACAGTCACCCTGGGTGACAAGAACTGATGGGAAGGGTCAACCGAGGGAGCAAAGGCAcaatttagatttctttaaaatcGGGCTGCTATGTAACTCTTGAAGTAtatctttgttcatttctctaaATTTGTACAACTGTGTGTGTATTCTAAGTATACAGGCATATATACCTCATTTTCTTGAGCTTCACAGACACTGcgtttttcacaaattgaaggtgtggggcaaccctgtgtcaaacaagtctatcggcaccatttttctaacagcaccTGCTCACTTCacgtctctgtcacattttggcaattcttgcaatatttcaaactttcccAACATTATTATGTTTGCTATGGCGATctgatgatggttagcatttgttagccataaagtattttttaattaaggtactGTATATATATTGCTCCTTTAGAGATAAAGCTATTGCACCCATAACAGGCTACAGTATGGGGTGGactacatgcactgggaaaccaaaatattcgTGTGACTCGCTTCATCACAATACGTGCTTcgttgcggtggtctggaaccgaactcacaacatctctgaggtatgcctgtatatttgTAGCCACATAAAACTCTTCACGGAAAATATGCCAGGAATTCGTATTACGAGCAGTTCAACCCGTTCGGGATCCCACGGCAGCCCTTCCACGCTCTCTACTTTACCTGACCCACAGACAAGACTCACCTTTGCTACCAGTGATTACTGGCACGTTACGTGGTCGAGAGCGGCAGTCAAAGATAATGGGCTTCTGTACCCAAGGGATGAGGAAGTGAGTCCCTTCCCCTACGACAATGTCCTGCACTCCACGGAACCGGTCAAAGATGACAGCTCTGTGCCCAGCATCCACTAGGAATGAAGGATAATGACGGGTCAGAAAGATCCCCTCACCCTTTAACCAAAAGGATCATGGTTTTGAAAGATCCCTGGtgctttccattcatttattaagtCTCCCCTCTCCTGCTCTTTCTTCCTACACTTCTGGTCTCTAGAGGCCTCTCAACAGCTATAAAACTAAGCAATCATTTCCCATCCCACATGTCCTCCCAAGGACTCCGGTAATAGGATCTA containing:
- the PHB1 gene encoding prohibitin 1, with amino-acid sequence MAAKVFESIGKFGLALAVAGGVVNSALYNVDAGHRAVIFDRFRGVQDIVVGEGTHFLIPWVQKPIIFDCRSRPRNVPVITGSKDLQNVNITLRILFRPVASQLPRIFTSIGEDYDERVLPSITTEILKSVVARFDAGELITQRELVSRQVSDDLTERAATFGLILDDVSLTHLTFGKEFTEAVEAKQVAQQEAERARFVVEKAEQQKKAAIISAEGDSKAAELIADSLATAGDGLIELRKLEAAEDIAYQLSRSRNITYLPTGQSVLLQLPQ